Proteins from one Erpetoichthys calabaricus chromosome 11, fErpCal1.3, whole genome shotgun sequence genomic window:
- the LOC114660706 gene encoding uncharacterized protein DDB_G0290685-like isoform X2 gives MASQKVWLLGLLLTLLCSFQTPLLPGAQALFDDFEDDDDDDIFDHDDDDADEEDDKDDDDDNDDDGQKHIKHHGHNDNNDHGHKYNKHHGHNDNNDHGHNDNNDHGHKHKAHGHNNNDHGHNDNNDHGHNDNNDHGHNNNDHGHNDNNDHGHNDNNDHGHKHKAHGHNNNDHGHNDNNDHGHNNNDHGHNNNDHGHNDNNDHGHNDNNDHGHKHKAHGHNNNDHGHNDNNDHGHNNNDHGHNNNDHRHNDNNDHGHNDNNDHGHKHKAHGHNNNDHGHNDNNDHGHNNNDHGHNNNDHGHNDNNDHGHNDNNDHGHKHKAHGHNNNDHGHNDNNDHGHNNNDHGHNNNDHGHNDNNDHGHNDNNDHGHKHKAHGHNNNDHGHNDNNDHGHNNNDHGHNNNDHGHNDNNDHGHNDNNDHSHKHKAHGHNNNDHGHNDNNDHGHNNNDHGHNNNDHGHNDNNDHGHNDNNDHGHKHKAHGHNNNDHGHNDNNDHGHNNNDHGHNNNDHGHNDNNDHGHNDNNDHGHKHKAHGHNNNDHGHNDNNDHGHNDNNDHGHNNNDHGHNDNNDHGHNNNDHGHNNNDHGHNDNNDHGHNDNNDHDHNDNNDHGHNDNNDHGDNDNNDHDHNDNNDHDDNDNNDHDDNDNNNHGHNNNDDNNDDDDDNDDDDDNDNDDDDDDDNDDDDDDDDDDDDDDDDDDDNDDDDDDDDEDEDDDDDDDDHDDDDDDDDDEHDDDDDDDDNDDDDDDDDDDDDDDDDDDDDEYHDGSLCHYCAFCEHCDKCDKCPCAKGDKSEHCEACDMCSFCYVCPVICETVCKPGSYVDELTGTLYQSVANIFE, from the exons ATGGCCTCCCAGAAAGTATGGCTGCTGGGGCTGTTACTGACCCTGCTTTGCTCGTTCCAAACACCTTTGTTACCTGGAGCCCAAGCTCTCTTTGATGactttgaagatgatgatgatgatgacatttTTGATCATGATGATGACGATGCAGATGAAGAGGACGATAAAGATGATGATGACGACAACGACGATGATGGCCAAAAACACATAAAGCATCATGGGCACAATGATAACAATGATCATGggcacaaatacaataaacatcaTGGGCACAATGATAATAATGATCATGGACATAATGATAACAACGATCATGGCCACAAACACAAAGCTCATGGACACAATAACAACGATCATGGACATAATGATAACAACGATCATGGCCACAATGATAATAATGATCATGGACATAACAATAATGATCATGGGCATAATGATAACAACGATCATGGGCACAATGATAATAATGATCATGGCCACAAACACAAAGCTCATGGACACAATAACAACGATCATGGACATAATGATAACAACGATCACGGCCACAATAATAATGATCATGGACATAACAACAATGATCATGGGCATAATGATAACAACGATCATGGGCACAATGATAATAATGATCATGGCCACAAACACAAAGCTCATGGACACAATAACAACGATCATGGACATAATGATAACAACGATCATGGCCACAATAATAATGATCATGGACATAACAACAACGATCATAGGCATAATGATAACAACGATCATGGGCACAATGATAATAATGATCATGGCCACAAACACAAAGCTCATGGACACAATAACAACGATCATGGACATAATGATAACAACGATCACGGCCACAATAATAATGATCATGGACATAACAACAATGATCATGGGCATAATGATAACAACGATCATGGGCACAATGATAATAATGATCATGGCCACAAACACAAAGCTCATGGACACAATAACAACGATCATGGACATAATGATAACAACGATCATGGCCACAATAATAATGATCATGGACATAACAACAATGATCATGGGCATAATGATAACAACGATCATGGGCACAATGATAATAATGATCATGGCCACAAACACAAAGCTCATGGACACAATAACAACGATCATGGACATAATGATAACAATGATCATGGCCACAATAATAATGATCATGGACATAACAACAATGATCATGGGCATAATGATAACAACGATCATGGGCACAATGATAATAATGATCATAGCCACAAACACAAAGCTCATGGACACAATAACAACGATCATGGACATAATGATAACAACGATCACGGCCACAATAATAATGATCATGGACATAACAACAATGATCATGGGCATAATGATAACAACGATCATGGGCACAATGATAATAATGATCATGGCCACAAACACAAAGCTCATGGACACAATAACAATGATCATGGACATAATGATAACAATGATCATGGCCACAATAATAATGATCATGGACATAACAACAACGATCATGGGCATAATGATAACAACGATCATGGGCACAATGATAATAATGATCATGGCCACAAACACAAAGCTCATGGACACAATAACAACGATCATGGACATAATGATAACAACGATCATGGCCACAATGATAATAATGATCATGGACATAACAACAACGATCATGGGCATAATGATAACAACGATCATGGCCACAATAATAATGATCATGGACATAACAACAATGATCATGGGCATAATGATAACAACGATCACGGACATAATGATAACAATGATCATGACCACAATGATAATAATGATCATGGACATAATGATAACAACGATCATGGAGACAATGACAACAATGACCACGATCACAATGATAACAATGACCATGATGACAATGATAACAATGACCATGATGACAATGATAATAACAATCATGgccataataataatgatgacaacaatgatgatgatgatgataatgatgacgatgatgacaacgacaatgatgatgatgatgatgatgacaatgatgacgatgatgatgacgatgatgatgatgatgacgacgatGACGACGACGATGAcaatgatgacgatgatgatgacgatgatgaggatgaagatgatgacgatgatgatgatgaccatGACGACGATGATGATGACGACGATGATGAAC ATGATGATGACGACGATGATGATGACAACGATGACGATGATGACGACGACGATGACGACGACGATGATGACGACGACGATGATGACGATGA ATATCACGATGGTTCACTTTGCCATTACTGTGCTTTCTGTGAA
- the LOC114660706 gene encoding uncharacterized protein DDB_G0290685-like isoform X1 codes for MASQKVWLLGLLLTLLCSFQTPLLPGAQALFDDFEDDDDDDIFDHDDDDADEEDDKDDDDDNDDDGQKHIKHHGHNDNNDHGHKYNKHHGHNDNNDHGHNDNNDHGHKHKAHGHNNNDHGHNDNNDHGHNDNNDHGHNNNDHGHNDNNDHGHNDNNDHGHKHKAHGHNNNDHGHNDNNDHGHNNNDHGHNNNDHGHNDNNDHGHNDNNDHGHKHKAHGHNNNDHGHNDNNDHGHNNNDHGHNNNDHRHNDNNDHGHNDNNDHGHKHKAHGHNNNDHGHNDNNDHGHNNNDHGHNNNDHGHNDNNDHGHNDNNDHGHKHKAHGHNNNDHGHNDNNDHGHNNNDHGHNNNDHGHNDNNDHGHNDNNDHGHKHKAHGHNNNDHGHNDNNDHGHNNNDHGHNNNDHGHNDNNDHGHNDNNDHSHKHKAHGHNNNDHGHNDNNDHGHNNNDHGHNNNDHGHNDNNDHGHNDNNDHGHKHKAHGHNNNDHGHNDNNDHGHNNNDHGHNNNDHGHNDNNDHGHNDNNDHGHKHKAHGHNNNDHGHNDNNDHGHNDNNDHGHNNNDHGHNDNNDHGHNNNDHGHNNNDHGHNDNNDHGHNDNNDHDHNDNNDHGHNDNNDHGDNDNNDHDHNDNNDHDDNDNNDHDDNDNNNHGHNNNDDNNDDDDDNDDDDDNDNDDDDDDDNDDDDDDDDDDDDDDDDDDDNDDDDDDDDEDEDDDDDDDDHDDDDDDDDDEHDDDDDDDDNDDDDDDDDDDDDDDDDDDDDDDDDDDDDDDDEDEYHDGSLCHYCAFCEHCDKCDKCPCAKGDKSEHCEACDMCSFCYVCPVICETVCKPGSYVDELTGTLYQSVANIFE; via the exons ATGGCCTCCCAGAAAGTATGGCTGCTGGGGCTGTTACTGACCCTGCTTTGCTCGTTCCAAACACCTTTGTTACCTGGAGCCCAAGCTCTCTTTGATGactttgaagatgatgatgatgatgacatttTTGATCATGATGATGACGATGCAGATGAAGAGGACGATAAAGATGATGATGACGACAACGACGATGATGGCCAAAAACACATAAAGCATCATGGGCACAATGATAACAATGATCATGggcacaaatacaataaacatcaTGGGCACAATGATAATAATGATCATGGACATAATGATAACAACGATCATGGCCACAAACACAAAGCTCATGGACACAATAACAACGATCATGGACATAATGATAACAACGATCATGGCCACAATGATAATAATGATCATGGACATAACAATAATGATCATGGGCATAATGATAACAACGATCATGGGCACAATGATAATAATGATCATGGCCACAAACACAAAGCTCATGGACACAATAACAACGATCATGGACATAATGATAACAACGATCACGGCCACAATAATAATGATCATGGACATAACAACAATGATCATGGGCATAATGATAACAACGATCATGGGCACAATGATAATAATGATCATGGCCACAAACACAAAGCTCATGGACACAATAACAACGATCATGGACATAATGATAACAACGATCATGGCCACAATAATAATGATCATGGACATAACAACAACGATCATAGGCATAATGATAACAACGATCATGGGCACAATGATAATAATGATCATGGCCACAAACACAAAGCTCATGGACACAATAACAACGATCATGGACATAATGATAACAACGATCACGGCCACAATAATAATGATCATGGACATAACAACAATGATCATGGGCATAATGATAACAACGATCATGGGCACAATGATAATAATGATCATGGCCACAAACACAAAGCTCATGGACACAATAACAACGATCATGGACATAATGATAACAACGATCATGGCCACAATAATAATGATCATGGACATAACAACAATGATCATGGGCATAATGATAACAACGATCATGGGCACAATGATAATAATGATCATGGCCACAAACACAAAGCTCATGGACACAATAACAACGATCATGGACATAATGATAACAATGATCATGGCCACAATAATAATGATCATGGACATAACAACAATGATCATGGGCATAATGATAACAACGATCATGGGCACAATGATAATAATGATCATAGCCACAAACACAAAGCTCATGGACACAATAACAACGATCATGGACATAATGATAACAACGATCACGGCCACAATAATAATGATCATGGACATAACAACAATGATCATGGGCATAATGATAACAACGATCATGGGCACAATGATAATAATGATCATGGCCACAAACACAAAGCTCATGGACACAATAACAATGATCATGGACATAATGATAACAATGATCATGGCCACAATAATAATGATCATGGACATAACAACAACGATCATGGGCATAATGATAACAACGATCATGGGCACAATGATAATAATGATCATGGCCACAAACACAAAGCTCATGGACACAATAACAACGATCATGGACATAATGATAACAACGATCATGGCCACAATGATAATAATGATCATGGACATAACAACAACGATCATGGGCATAATGATAACAACGATCATGGCCACAATAATAATGATCATGGACATAACAACAATGATCATGGGCATAATGATAACAACGATCACGGACATAATGATAACAATGATCATGACCACAATGATAATAATGATCATGGACATAATGATAACAACGATCATGGAGACAATGACAACAATGACCACGATCACAATGATAACAATGACCATGATGACAATGATAACAATGACCATGATGACAATGATAATAACAATCATGgccataataataatgatgacaacaatgatgatgatgatgataatgatgacgatgatgacaacgacaatgatgatgatgatgatgatgacaatgatgacgatgatgatgacgatgatgatgatgatgacgacgatGACGACGACGATGAcaatgatgacgatgatgatgacgatgatgaggatgaagatgatgacgatgatgatgatgaccatGACGACGATGATGATGACGACGATGATGAAC ATGATGATGACGACGATGATGATGACAACGATGACGATGATGACGACGACGATGACGACGACGATGATGACGACGACGATGATGACGATGACGACGACGACGATGACGATGACGACGACGACGAGGATGAATATCACGATGGTTCACTTTGCCATTACTGTGCTTTCTGTGAA